TCTTTACAGGTCCAAGATTCTTCTTGAATATTGCCTGCAATCGAGTAAGTTATGGCTTTTGCTTCAAAACCATTCGATTTCTGGTCATTTCCACGATTTGAGTCAAGAAATTTCCACCCTTTTGGATGTTCTTCCTTTGGATGGATTGAATTTGCCTGATGATGTTGTTGAACAAGTACAATTAATAAAGAAACAGTCAAGAAAGTCTAAATTGTTCATTGATAGAAGTGATGAAACTTTGAGATTGAAACTCTATTCATTCTTGAATGAATTTGAGTGTGGATATATACCTGATCGGTTTCAACTGTACTCATTTTTTGTCGAAAAGTTGGGGATTAGAGATGCTAGGAGTGGTAGAATGGAGATTGAGTTTTTGGAGGAGCAGATTGCAAATCATGATGGGGATATTGAGCCCACAGCTTCTGTATTGAATGGATTTGTGGCCTTGACACGTTATTGTAGGTTTCTGTTGTTTGGATTTGAGGAGGATGAAGTACAAATGAGGATCAGGAAGCATAAGAAACTGAAAAAGGGATTGCTTACTCAAGAGATAGCTGAGACGTTTATTACAATCCCAAAGGACTTTTGCTGTCCCATATCATTAGATTTGATGAGGGATCCTGTGATAATATCAACTGGCCAGACCTATGATCGGAGTTCAATATCAAGATGGATGGAGGAAGGGCATTGTACTTGCCCGAAAACAGGGCAAATGCTTGTTCATACTAAGCTTGTGCCGAATAGGGCACTCAGAAATTTGATCATGCAGTGGTGTTCTGCACATGGATTCCCATGCGATCCACCAGAGCATGGCGATCCTTGTTGTGATATAATTGCAGCTACTTCACCTAGCAAGGCTACAGTTGAAGCCAATAAGGCCACTGCACGTATTCTCATTCAGCAGCTGGCAAATGGATCCGAGGGTGCAAAAACTATTGCTGCACGAGAATTAAGACTGCTAgcgaaaaatggaaaagaaaacagagctTATATTGCAGAAGCTGGTGCTATTCCTCACTTGAAAAAGCTGCTTTCTTCTCCTGATGCAGTTGCACAAGAGAATTCTGTGACTGCTATGCTTAATTTGTCAATTTATGATAAGAACAAAAGCAGAATAATTGATGAAGATGGATGTCTAGAATCTATAGTTCGTGTTCTTAAATTTGGGTGCACTACAGAGGCCAGGGAAAATGCTGCAGCAACTTTATTCAGTCTGTCTGCTgttcatgactataaaaagaGAATAGCATTAGAAGATGGTGCAGTTGAAGCCTTGGCAGGGCTGTTAAGAGAAGGGACACCCAGAGGAAAGAAGGATGCTGTAACTGCTCTGTTTAATTTGTCTACTCATACAGATAATTGCGTGAGAATGATAGATTCAGGTGCTGTTACTGCTTTAGTTGGAGCCTTGGGATGTGAAGGTGTTGCTGAAGAAGCAGCAGGTGCGTTGGCCCTGATTGTTAGGCAACCAGTTGGGGCTGAAGCAGTTGGAAATGAGGAAAAGGCAGTAGCAGGTCTAATTGGAATGATGCGATGTGGGACTCCTAGGGCAAAAGAGAATGCAGTTGCCGCACTGCTGGAATTATGTCGGAGTGGTGGTTCTGCCGCAGCAGAGAAGGTGTTGAAAGCACCTGCATTGGCGGGTTTGCTTCAAACCTTGCTCTTCACTGGGACAAAGAGAGCAAGAAGAAAAGCTGCATCCCTTGCTAGAGTTTTCCAGAGGTGTGAGAATGCATCGCTGCATTATGGCGGATTGGGAGTAGGGTATGCATTTGCAGGGAACTCTGCAACAAGTAGGGAAATAAGTTTCAGTAGTGAATATGTGATGCCTGTGCCTGTGTCAGTGCCGGTATTGTAGTCATAACTTGTACACTTGTTTtgttattcattttcttcccatttttgcctgtaatattcaaaattttttttaagttattaGTGTAAAAAAGTGAAATGAAGTTATAGGAATACAATTATTGATTTACTGAGCAATTCTTCTGTTTTGGGCATTTATTTCTTCATATCTGATCCGGAGTGACCTAGAAACTGAAAATGTTGAATGCtgagagtttattggactagtACATGATCTTTGAAGACTGAATATCACGATTCTGGTTAAAATGCTGGCAATAATGTGCATTGTGAAAATATGTCCGTAAGgttgggaagaaaagaaaactatgGATGCTCAGAGAAGAAAACAACTATTTTCGCTTAGATACGTGTTATGCTTCTTGGAACTCTTTTCGCTAATGACCAACATGGTTACAATATTTTGGCTCTATATCCAAGAATTATTAATGTCAGAAGCCGGTGCGTCTTTTGCCTCTATGGTAAGAGATACTAAAGGTACATGGATGGGCCATACTGGGGAGAAAAGGTGAGGCTCTAAGAGGCCAATTACTAGGGAAAGTTGAAAAAGGCGCAATACTTCATGCTTGATTAAGAGTTATTAGGCTTTGTTACATGAGACTAAGCACTGTTACCAAAGTTCCATGTACTTTCAAATTGTCCAACTTGGACGAACTCCTTGGACTTGATCAaaagggaaacaaaaaaaaatgaagggcaAATAAAGTGGCAAAACATTATTGTCAAACAGGTTCAGCTAAGATGCCAATTCTTGTCAAATCATTGACTGCGCATATCGCTGTTACATTCTCAAGTGAATGTTCTATAGTGTTCAGAACCTACTGAAAAAAGCTATCAAAACAAAACTCTTTTGTCATTTCAGCTTTTCATTGGATGCTTCAGAAGCGTGGTGGATATTGGTTGCTGTTCTTTAGATGTGCACCCACTGTTAGTTCAAGGAATATGTGCCAGTGGATTGGAGATGGGATCCAACTCCAACCACGCGTCcctaaaatcattttttttctgaCGCAGCATTGCTGATGCTATCTCCTCCTTTTAACCTTCTTTTGATCCTTCCTTTCGCCTTCTCACCACTTTTGCTTAGTGGATGCTGCATCTAATGCCTTGACTGAGACTTTCCATGATTTGGGCTGTGATAAGACCAAACTGCGAAACACCTAAACGCGACTTTCTGTTAATGTCTGGTAGGGAAAGGACGGACTTCTTGGTGGGATGGATGTACGTTCATCAGTTCATCTTTAGGTACATAATAGAATGGCATTTTTAGGAAAGTTCTCGGAAAGCCAATGTAGTGGAGTAAAACTAGCATCCCTTGTCTGCGATTGAAGAATATGCAACTTGGATTTGGACCTAAATTAACCAAATCAAGTGGCATGCTAATTATTTCCTTTGAAATTGAACAATGAATATTTTGGTGCTGTAGTCTTTTGTTAACAGTATTCTGGCTCTGTTTGAAACCTATTTCATGAAAACAGAAGCAGAAAGATTTTCTGTTACGTTATGTAATTTCTTGTTTGAGTTAATATCTGTGAATTCATTTTCATTATGAATTATCGAAAGTGAGGCttgaaacctttttttttttttttgaatctccaaaaatttcagcagctTCCACAAATATCCATTTTGAAATCAGATTAGAAAACCACTACTACAGGCTGCTGCGTAACCTTTTTTAACCCCTCTAAAATTTAAAGTACTGATATGAAATCCTTTATGCACAAATTATTGCTAGTAGATTTTGTGATATTGGGTTGGTTTTCTGGTCTAAGTTGTGATAAGACTGATATTCATTTCCTTCTTCCTTCGTCCATCtttgttgctctctctctctctctctctgcattGTTATGCATTCATATACTGAGAAACATTTTCGACCATAGGTGTCAACATGGTAGCATTAGCTGCTACTGGTGGATTTACTTGTGCTAAAACATGATTTTCGACCTAGATGTCAACATGATAGCATAAGCTGCTGCGGGGTGAATTTGCTTGTGCTGGCAGAGGTTCCCCCGATGACCTCAAACAGGAAAGGTGTGGGGTTCAATAATATTGATACACGCATGGTTTATGTTGTACTAGTAATGGAGCATGTGCTTTGCACGTGAACACGATGcttctagatttttttttaaaatttttttaaaaatctattATTTTGAAGTGATAAATGTAATTGAGACAAACAAATGggatatttaatatttatattattttatattttttctgaaCTTAGTTAGCTCTGACCAATACAAATGCATAAGCAATAAATCATTCTTTGTTCCAAGAGCACaatatttttgtcttttggttAAATTTAGATTACCTAAATGTTCTTTTTTATGCCAtttgagtttaaatttttttatttttgaatactCCCTTTTAAGTCATTCTATGAATTGTTTATCAGTTATAGTGAGGTTttctaattattattattattattattttgttaacGGTGGATTGTAAAATGATCATTGTAATTATAATAGCATCTAAATATATTGAAATTCTATTGTTCGAATTTAAATAGCTtaaactttgaagagaaatgTTTTGATTTAGTGAAACTTAATTGTATTTCTCACTGATGACTTGTTTTATGATTATAGAgtttatataattaaaaattgttagacGTTAAGgttatttattatataataGTGAAACTGAACTTGGATATATTTTTATTCACCATTGAAGTACTccttgaaatttaaaaaaaaaaaattattttttggctTAATTCACCGTACCTCAAAGGGATGCTTCACCTTTGTAATTATTATTATGATTGGCATTGATGAATATAATATTCATTAATTGTAGTTTAATACCGTTGGTTGTTACAAGAATACGATTTATAAAGttcattaaatttaatttttattgcaatttaaataaataaacttcCCAACATAAAACTCTTTGCCTACCTTGGTACTCCATTTCctatttatattttgtattaaAGTTTTTTACTCAATACTAATATACTCATATGAAAAAGGTGCTCTTGAGGCTTAATTTACTTGTATCCAAAAAATAACAAGACTCGTGGTTCTTTTTAAGAGACTCACAGTACCAATTTATTATGTTTTGTTTCATGTTTGAAGTACTCTCTAAACTTGGATTTTGTAAATAATAGttgttcttctttcttttggtaAATAAAAAAAGTAAGGAATCTTTCATTTTTGTAACTGCTAGCATATTTGATATGATTTATtaataatgaaatgcaatgcaatTTGTCCATTTATTAGAGAGGGATGTAATTTTGGCATCATAAAAACTAATATAATTTTTTGCTTACACTATTAACTACTAAGATTCaccatattttttttataatttataattaaaattttttatttttttgatttaattcACTATAACTCAAGGGAATTTTTTCATTCTTGTAATTGTTGGCATAATTGATATTAATTATTGATTAAATGCAATGAATTGgttattctttttttggtttaattcaCCAGAATCACCACAATTCAAGAAATGTTTCTTTGTAACTGTTAGCATAATTCTTATTAATTATTAAGGAAATACAATGTAATTTGTCCATTTATTAGTATCAAGGGCGATACTACTATCACAAAAATTaagattaatttttaattacactCACGATAAAGACTCGTCATACTTTTTAGACAGTAATTGATAATGGATATCTGACTGGCATCATTTCTGTTTGTCTGATAACCTTGGCTACCTGTCAAAAAGTTTGTTTGTGTATTCTGAAGAAAAATGACTGACTTGGCTAAACCTGATTAATTGTAGGCGCTTAGATATACATCTCTTCTCGTGAACTGCTAATTGGAGTTTCGTATTTGCCGCTTCATCAACTCCTCTCTTATGTCAACCAGGAGCATCCACTCGAGCGTTGTTAGGAGTATATTCTGCTCTGAACATTCTCTTTCCATTTCCCTGTTTCCCCTGAAAAGAAAACTTATGTTTTAGATACCCTGCTACTTTCTTGAGCTTAATTTCCATTCTTGTGGTATTTGCAGTTTCCATCTGTTCATTGTTTTTTATAGTCTGAGAACCATGAATGACCGCATCCTGAGCCATGGAGATTGCGCTGGACGTGGCCAAGGTTAATTTGATTTACTAATGAAAATCACCTCTGCAGCTCTTGTGAAATGTTGTGTACCAGGTAGACGTGGTCATGTAGTCAAAGCATTCCATTTTCTATTGATTTAGCTTGATAAATCACAATCGTAAATTGACATACAACAGCTTCGTAATTCATTAGCTCCAAACATGTCTTCGGGGCAGAGACCGCGGTTATTTTGTGATGCTTCTGGACAGGGAATGCCAGACTTCTTGGCCTGGACTTAATCATTTGGTGGCATTTATGGAACAAGGAACATGGCAGCCTCCATGGTGCTAGGTCATTGTGCTAAAATGCATCCGATTTAAGTGTACTAACATAAACTGTCCATACAAGCATGATCAAGTCTGAAGAGCTAAAAGCCGGTTACCATCTTCCTAGAAGCCCGAGATAGTGATTTACCTTTCCCCTGGGAAGGTAATGATTATGTCCTTCCTAGGAGGGGCTGTCTAGACTTGTATCATGAAGGGAAACCATCACCTCACATGGGAGAGGGAGGCCAATACGGCTGCAGTTTCAGACTAAGTCCCGTCTTCCTGTCATCTTCATCATTTTCGTACTTGTAGTTTTGGTCAATAGATGAGAAAAATTCCTTTCATGGCATATGTTTTATGAGTTATCACTAATTCGTTTGTATGATTAGTCATCTGCAATGGAATGCAAATTTTGCTATTGAACTTGTTCGAAAATGCAAGCATATGTTACTTCTTCAAGATTTTCATCTATTTTGTTCTGACCCTGCTAGCTACATCTTCCATATTGGTTATGTGCATATCAAAAGCTGCATCTTAGTTTGTATCGAGTAGAGGGTCAACTGTTTTTCTGGGGGGCTGTAACGGATAAAAGTGCATAGAAAAATGACATAGCATCTACAGAGAGGAAAATTCAAGGTTAGTTTTTAATACATCACATCTCTATTCTCATCCGTGAATACTTGCAAACTTGAGATGTCTTGACAGATTATGACTTCACCCCAGAAAAGCTTTACAATTGTGACTTTCTTTAGGTTCTTCTAATTGATCATTTTCTGAGTGTTTTATCTTGTACTGCAAATTCTTATAGTCGAAGATTTCCTTTAACTTCTGAGTTGAAAATTCTTGTTTTGCTTATGGCGGCATTGGGTTCTCGGGATTTGTATCCAAAAGAAAattcaacagcacacagcagagCCAATTTGGAACGCAAGTACGGCTTCTTTGATGCCATTGGGGACATGTATTCCAACCTCTGTTTGTCCTATTCACTTCCATCTCTTTTACGTTTCTGTTTTTTGGTCAATTAGGCAATCTTAGTGATTTTGGCTACTGCTTTGACCAGGTCATCCCCAGGGATAACGTAATTGACAGCCAAAAAACTTTGACAAACAGCATTTTACTtgtcaaaaatccaaaaaatataTAGGGGATTTCAAAACCTGTCAACTaagatggttttttttttattatttaataaatcttTTAAATGGGTATACACCTAAGCTTTAGATGTGTTTAGATGAAAATTGCTTTCCTGACATCAATCCCTTGCCAAAGTGATCTGAGAAAATGACTAAAGGACCTTTCAAGACTTACGACAATTCCATCCCAATGACTGCTACAAGATCATATGGCACCTAAACTTAGCTGGGAAAGTGTAAATAGCTCACAACCAAAACTGTTAGAACCGAACATGGAAGATTAATAACCAAAGGCTTATTATTGGGGGTATagtaaatttttcaattttttccccCACAAAATCTGAAAGGATAATAAGGATCCTAGTAATATTTGGAAGTGCAAACTGATTTCAAACAGGAAATTTTCCATTGGCTTAGTCTTATCATCAGTCTGCTAACCAATTTTCATGATAAGAGACCTCAAGAAAGCTATTcttccaaacaaaaaaaaggctATTTTACTAATAATATAATAGTTATATACATAAGTCACCAGTAgaaaatggtacaaaaataATTCTCCTTTTCCATCCCCAGGCAGTTCAATTATCCAGTTTAGTTCATCATAGGACCACAGAATTCATGGCTAGATGGTCTTTCAAAGAAGCTTTGCGATTAGTTTTTCTTGTGATCGTAGTCCTCCAAATAGACTTCCTTTCAACAGAGGTGGTAGCTCAAGAAACAGCAAAAATCTCCACTTCATGGAGAAACAATAACCATTCTGTAGCCAATGTTACCAGAGCCTTACTTTATCCTTACTATACTTTCAATGATTCATCAGGGCCTTTTATGcaaattattttgttaaaaGAGATAAGGCCCCGGGTTGGTTATGCTTGTGGTTTTGTCTCAAATGGAACAGAcgattcttttgttttctccaTCGGAATCGTGCACTATCGTACAGATTTCGTTGGGGTTCATTATTGGTCTGATCTTGATGTAGTTTGGTTTGCAAACAGAAACAAACCTATCCGTGAGAATGGAACTCTACAGTTCCTCCCAGATGGAAATTTGATCTTGAAAGATGCAGATGGAACTCTTGTATGGTCTACCAGTACATCTAATAAGGGTGTTGTGGGCATGAAGGTGATGGAAACCGGTAATCTGGTGCTTCATGATGGGAACAATCAAACTGTTTGGCAGTCTTTTGATCATCCAACAGATACACTTCTTCCAGGGCAGAAACTGGTGGATGGTCAAACTCTTGTGGCTAGATTATCTGAAACTAGTTGGAACGAGGGCAATTACTATCTTTTGGTAAACCATCAAGGTCTATTTGCATTTTACAAGTCTAACTCCCCGCAGATGtacttcaatttttttattcGTGGAGA
This portion of the Coffea arabica cultivar ET-39 chromosome 2e, Coffea Arabica ET-39 HiFi, whole genome shotgun sequence genome encodes:
- the LOC140036690 gene encoding U-box domain-containing protein 17-like, translating into MASAAVFSSLRRRRTPSLEALLAPVELSEEKLLVILTGISSELISTFSLNNKTMSFQRKNSRNLVRKIEVFAVLLECLLDSTSGISSILPSTAVLCFKELYLVLYRSKILLEYCLQSSKLWLLLQNHSISGHFHDLSQEISTLLDVLPLDGLNLPDDVVEQVQLIKKQSRKSKLFIDRSDETLRLKLYSFLNEFECGYIPDRFQLYSFFVEKLGIRDARSGRMEIEFLEEQIANHDGDIEPTASVLNGFVALTRYCRFLLFGFEEDEVQMRIRKHKKLKKGLLTQEIAETFITIPKDFCCPISLDLMRDPVIISTGQTYDRSSISRWMEEGHCTCPKTGQMLVHTKLVPNRALRNLIMQWCSAHGFPCDPPEHGDPCCDIIAATSPSKATVEANKATARILIQQLANGSEGAKTIAARELRLLAKNGKENRAYIAEAGAIPHLKKLLSSPDAVAQENSVTAMLNLSIYDKNKSRIIDEDGCLESIVRVLKFGCTTEARENAAATLFSLSAVHDYKKRIALEDGAVEALAGLLREGTPRGKKDAVTALFNLSTHTDNCVRMIDSGAVTALVGALGCEGVAEEAAGALALIVRQPVGAEAVGNEEKAVAGLIGMMRCGTPRAKENAVAALLELCRSGGSAAAEKVLKAPALAGLLQTLLFTGTKRARRKAASLARVFQRCENASLHYGGLGVGYAFAGNSATSREISFSSEYVMPVPVSVPVL